Genomic segment of Sulfurimonas sp.:
TTCAACTATATTACCTTGTTATATCTACACATGAAAAAATAGCAACCTCACTCTCTCTTGACAAATCACAAAGTAAAACACTTGAATCTTTAGAGAAAAAGACCATAGATGTACTTAAGAATTTAAAAGGCATAGATTCAAAGCAGATAAAAACCATTACAGATCTGTACAAATCAATCAATAAAAACGGTAGAAAACTTATAGAAGATCATAATAACAAAGAGTTTGAAATAAAATACAAAGATCAAAAAGAAAAAATCGTATACAAAGACAAAGTGATCTATAAAGATAAGATCATCTACAAAGACAAAGTTGTAAAAGAGTCATCTTATTTACACATTATAATAGCTTCTATTATAGCCTTTATTATTGGCAGTTTAATCTTTTACTTTGTTTTTTCTTCCAAAGCATCTAATATTGAAAATCAAAATATAAAAATTCAAAAAGAGCTTTATATTTTTAAACAAGATAAAGAGGAACTTGAAACAGAAGTACAAGAGAAAAACCTAGAGATAAATAGTATTACAGAAAAAAATCAAATTCTAAACAATGAACTAAGTAAAGAAAATAAAACACTTATAGATAAAACTAAAGAGTTAAATACTCAGATAGAAAATTATACACAAGATATTGAGCAATATAAAATTCAGCTAGAAAATTCTAACCAAGAGATAGAATATTTAAAAATAAATATAGCTGAGTTAGAAGATGAAAAAAGCAATATAACTAAAGAACAAACAATAAGTGCAGAGCCAGAAGAAATAGAAGAAGAAAACATTAAAACACAACGTGAAGATATGATTGAGATCCTTGATACAGTTTCACAAATAGCAAACCAAACAAATCTTTTAGCCTTAAATGCGGCTATTGAAGCTGCTCGTGCAGGTGAACATGGACGTGGTTTTGCAGTTGTTGCTGATGAAGTAAGAAAACTTGCCGAAAAAACACAGGAAACCTTAAATAACGGAAAACTAAAACTATCTAATTAAGTATTAAAACATCTTTTGGTAGAATTATGAAAAATTTCAGCAAAGATGTTTAATGACTAATTTTCAATCTCTTTTAAATTTAATTGTCGATAATCAAGATCTTATAGATTTTGACCACAAAGGGATTAAAGATCTTCATGTAATTAGCGGAAAACTCTTTCACGAAATAGTTTCAAACGTTAAAAGTATTAAAGATAAGAGTATCGATAAAAAAAGTTTTATAAAAAAAGCTATTAGAGATGCCTTTGAACTTGAAGAACAAGATCTAATCCTAATAAAAAAAGAACAGATTGTTATAAAAATTATTCAGACTATCTCAAGAGATGAGACTGAAAAAAGATTTAACGGATATTCTGAAGAAGAGATCGAAAAACTATATAACGAATACTTTGATGAAAAAACTTTAGATAGATTTTTAGAAGAGATATCTTATGGTATATTTAAATATCTGTTTGTTAGAAAACAAGTAACAAACGACTACTATGAAAAAAATGTATACTCTATTATACAAAATTACATAGCTAGAGAATTAACAGACTTTGAATCTGAAGATCATAACTTCAGAAAAGGTTTTGCAGGATATATCTTTCGTATAAATTTTATAACGGTTTTTACACATATTAGTGATCAGATCCTTGAAGCTATCTCTTATCGTGACGAATATCTTATGAACTGGATCAAATACTATAACGGCCAGGTTATTATTAAACACAACAAACGCTATGCTGCTCCTGCTATCATAAATCCTGATGGGCAAAAATACAACCCTTCAGCTTTATTTGGAACGATCGCTGTATGGTTTAAAACAAAAGAAAAAATTGAAACGTTAGAAAAAAAATTAAACGATATAAGCAAAAATCTAGATAAATTAAAGATAGACAACCTCTCTCCTGTTGAGTATAAAGATGAACTTGTACAGGAAAGAAGAGAAATAGAAGAGGATATCTATGAAGCCAATGAGAGAATAAAAGAGCTTTTAGATGAAAAAAGACTGAACAACGACGAAGAAAAAAAATATGATATAGATGATGAGATTCAAGAGCTTCGCCAATATATGAAAGAAGATAAAAAAGAAGTAGATGAAATCAATGCACAAATATCATCAATAGATACTATAAGTACAAAAAGACTTGAAGAAGATAAAAGCAGACTTGAAAAAGATATTCAAAGAGAAGAAAAAGCATTAAAACAAAACTATAAAGTTTACCAATCTATTCAATTAGCCCTTGTTAAGGCACTTACATCTAAAAGAAAACCTATATAACTTGACTTTAATGTAATTTTTATAGTAAAATTCTTCCATACAAAATGAATTTAACCTAAAAATTCATAACCCCTACAAAAATAATCCCAAAAAACTAAGGCAGATATTTTATGAGTGATAACACTTCACAACAACCTCGCAAAACAAATAATCGTAAAAATAATAATTCTAACCGTTCACATAAACCTGTAAATGGTGCCAGCGTAGATGAATTACGTGCAAAAACAATAGATGATCTAATTGCACTAGCTGAAGAATTAAATGTTGAACACCCACAAGAGCTTAAACGCCAAGATCTAATATTTGAGATACTAAAAGCTCAAACTGCTCAAGGTGGATATATCCTATTTAGCGGTATTTTAGAGATTATGCCTGACGGATACGGTTTTATCCGCTCAATCGATAAGAGTTTTAACGATTCTGAAAACGACTCATATGTTTCTAACACACAGATCAAACGTTTTGCACTAAGAAATGGTGACGTTGTAACAGGTCAGGTTCGCCCTCCTAAAGATCAAGAGCGTTACAACGCTTTAATTAAAATAGAAGCAGTAAACAACTTACCGCCAGAAGAATCAAAGAAACGTCCGCTTTTTGACAACTTAACTCCATTATACGCGCTAGAGCAAATCAAATTAGAATATAAAGAAAAAGGTCTAACTGGACGTATGATGGACCTTTTTGCACCGATCGGTAAAGGTCAGCGTGGACTTATAGTTGCACCTCCAAGAAGCGGTAAAACTGAACTTTTAAAAGAGATAGCTCACGGTATAAGTGCTAATCATGCAGAGATTGATCTAATGGTACTGCTTGTAGATGAGCGTCCTGAAGAGGTTACGGATATGGAGCGTAGTGTTAAAGGTGAAGTTTACAGCTCAACGTTTGATATGCCTGCAAAGAACCATATCAAAGTTGCAGAGATGGTAATCGAGCGTGCAAAACGTAGAGTTGAGCAAGGTCGCGACGTTGTGATCCTTTTAGATTCTATCACTCGTTTAGCTCGTGCATATAATACTGCAACTCCTTCAAGTGGTAAGGTTTTATCAGGTGGTGTTGATGCAAACGCACTTCACAAACCAAAACGTTTCTTCGGTGCTGCACGTAACATAGAAAACGGCGGAAGTTTAACGATCATCGCAACTGCACTTGTAGATACAGGAAGTAGAATGGATGAAGTTATCTTTGAAGAGTTCAAAGGTACAGGTAACTCTGAGGTTGTTCTTGATAGAAAAATTGCTGATCGCCGTATCTATCCTGCAATTGATGTACTTAAATCTGGTACTCGTAAAGATGAACTTCTTATCGGTCCTGAAAAACTACAAAAAGTATTTATCCTTCGTTCTATGATGCAAAAACAAGATAATGAGATCGAAGCACTTAAATTTATCTATACAACTATGGGTAAAAAGACAACTAATGATGAATTCTTAGAGAGTATGAATACACAATAATGAAAATCGGGGTATTTGATTCAGGAATCGGTGGTTTAAGCGTAGTTAAGTCTATGCTTGCACACAAACTGTTTGAAGAGATCATCTATTATGGAGACACTGCCCGTGTACCCTACGGTACTAAAGATAAAAACACAATTATCCGCTATGGAATAGAAGCAGTAGAGTTTTTTAAAAATTTTGAACTAGACATGATCATAGTAGCCTGCAATACTGTAAGTGCCTATGCACTAGATGAGATGCGTGAGAGTGCTGATTGTCCTGTTATTGGGGTTGTTGAAGCAGGTATTTTAGCTTGTAAGAATTCTCTAGAAGATAAAAATTCAGATATTTTAATTCTGGGTACAAAAGCAACTGTGAATTCAAAAGCTTATGAGATAGGACTTCAAGATTTAGGCTTTACGAATTTAAATGCAAAAGCAACAGGACTTTTTGTTCCCCTTGTTGAAGAAGACATATTCTCAGGTGAAGTTATAGATGCTACGTTTAGACATTACTTCTCAGACATAAAGTCATCTCCTGATGCGCTGATCTTAGGTTGTACACATTTTCCATTGCTAGAAGCCGAGCTTCAAAAATACTTCGGAGAAAAGACACAACTTATACATTCTGGTGAAGCTATCGTGGAGCATATGGAGAAAGAGTTTAGTTTTACTAAAAAACATCCAAAAACTTCACTAAAATTCTTTGCATCAGAAAATCCTGAAGCATTAAAAAGAGTTGCTCATAATTGGTTAAATATTTAAACTCTTAGAAGAGTTTAACACTTTAAATGATAAAATCATTTTTATTAATTAATGGAGGTAAGCGTGGGCAATTCTGAAGTACTGGCTAGAAAATACAGACCAAAAAATTTTGATGAACTTATCGGTCAGGAAAGTATTGCTCAAACCCTATCTCTAGCACTTGACTCACAAAGACTGAGTCATGCTTATCTATTCTCAGGACTTCGCGGAAGCGGAAAAACTTCAACGGCGCGTATCTTTGCAAAAGCACTTATTTGTGAACAAGGTGTAACTCATAATCCATGCGGTGTATGTTCAAACTGTGTAAATGCACTTGAAAACCGTCATGTAGATATTGTAGAGATGGATGCTGCCAGTTCTAGAAAGATTGATGATATACGCGACTTAATCGAGCAGACAAAATATAAACCATCAGTAGCAAGATATAAAATATTTATTATCGATGAAGTGCATATGCTCACAAAAGAAGCTTTTAATGCACTTTTAAAAACACTAGAAGAACCGCCAGATTATGTAAAATTTATACTTGCCACTACTGATCCTCTAAAGCTGCCGGCTACAATACTAAGCCGTACGCAACACTTTAGATTTAAAAGTATTGCTTTAGGAAAAGTTGTTGAACACCTAATACATATACTAAACCTAGAGAATATCTCTTACGAAAACGATGCGTTGGAGATCTTGGCAAGAAGTGGAAGCGGGAGTCTTCGTGACACTTTAACACTGCTTGATCAAGCGATCATCTATTCAAAATCACACGTAGATGTAAACACTGTAACTGATATGCTCGGTCTTGTTGATCCAAAATTTATATCTGAGATTTTCAATGCAATATTTGCAAAAGATTATGCAAAAATAGTCGAGTTTACAAAGGTTTTGGAAGACTATGAGAGCGAAATGGTAGTGGATGAGCTTATTGCTTATCTAAAAGAGCGTATGTACGCTAATGATGCACTCTTCTCAACTCTCGTAATCGATAGGTTTTTTAGAATTTTAAGTGACTCAAAATCGCTTTTTTCAATTAATGCAGATGGTTCTTTTGTACTAAGCCTTATATTTTTTAAAATGGTTGAAGCGCTTCGCATAAAAGAGATAGATCAGATGATCGAATCACTTCAAGAACAAACTCCTCGTGCAGAGATTAAAACTCCGCAAGTACAACAAACTCAAAATATAGAGCAACAAGAAGTTCCTGCAGAGGAAGAAGAACCTAAACTTGAGCCTGTACAACAAACAGAACCTGAACAGGTTGTTGAACCTGAGCCTGAGGTTATAGAAGAGCCTGAGCAAATTGATCCAAATCTTGAGATATTTAACA
This window contains:
- the rho gene encoding transcription termination factor Rho, with protein sequence MSDNTSQQPRKTNNRKNNNSNRSHKPVNGASVDELRAKTIDDLIALAEELNVEHPQELKRQDLIFEILKAQTAQGGYILFSGILEIMPDGYGFIRSIDKSFNDSENDSYVSNTQIKRFALRNGDVVTGQVRPPKDQERYNALIKIEAVNNLPPEESKKRPLFDNLTPLYALEQIKLEYKEKGLTGRMMDLFAPIGKGQRGLIVAPPRSGKTELLKEIAHGISANHAEIDLMVLLVDERPEEVTDMERSVKGEVYSSTFDMPAKNHIKVAEMVIERAKRRVEQGRDVVILLDSITRLARAYNTATPSSGKVLSGGVDANALHKPKRFFGAARNIENGGSLTIIATALVDTGSRMDEVIFEEFKGTGNSEVVLDRKIADRRIYPAIDVLKSGTRKDELLIGPEKLQKVFILRSMMQKQDNEIEALKFIYTTMGKKTTNDEFLESMNTQ
- the murI gene encoding glutamate racemase, whose protein sequence is MKIGVFDSGIGGLSVVKSMLAHKLFEEIIYYGDTARVPYGTKDKNTIIRYGIEAVEFFKNFELDMIIVACNTVSAYALDEMRESADCPVIGVVEAGILACKNSLEDKNSDILILGTKATVNSKAYEIGLQDLGFTNLNAKATGLFVPLVEEDIFSGEVIDATFRHYFSDIKSSPDALILGCTHFPLLEAELQKYFGEKTQLIHSGEAIVEHMEKEFSFTKKHPKTSLKFFASENPEALKRVAHNWLNI
- a CDS encoding DNA polymerase III subunit gamma/tau; the protein is MGNSEVLARKYRPKNFDELIGQESIAQTLSLALDSQRLSHAYLFSGLRGSGKTSTARIFAKALICEQGVTHNPCGVCSNCVNALENRHVDIVEMDAASSRKIDDIRDLIEQTKYKPSVARYKIFIIDEVHMLTKEAFNALLKTLEEPPDYVKFILATTDPLKLPATILSRTQHFRFKSIALGKVVEHLIHILNLENISYENDALEILARSGSGSLRDTLTLLDQAIIYSKSHVDVNTVTDMLGLVDPKFISEIFNAIFAKDYAKIVEFTKVLEDYESEMVVDELIAYLKERMYANDALFSTLVIDRFFRILSDSKSLFSINADGSFVLSLIFFKMVEALRIKEIDQMIESLQEQTPRAEIKTPQVQQTQNIEQQEVPAEEEEPKLEPVQQTEPEQVVEPEPEVIEEPEQIDPNLEIFNKLVVNVKDRNAELGECFEKSVEFKSFENGVLTWESCASEDCKKSLRHGFPAIKQLVRELFGFETQIKHTLCSKTPEEIEEQNAPQSVQETKQEPIQQPPEENNYINQQIQEMQQEQPIINGPQTTSMVEDVEMGGSASCVTNCEASDSTPELNAADIKEHPTVAKAIELFEANKITIQSKI